Proteins from a single region of Gorilla gorilla gorilla isolate KB3781 chromosome 16, NHGRI_mGorGor1-v2.1_pri, whole genome shotgun sequence:
- the LOC134757216 gene encoding histone-lysine N-methyltransferase 2C-like isoform X3 — MYHYPCAAGAGSFQDFSHIFLLCPEHIDQAPERSKEDANCAVCDSPGDLLDQFFCITCGQHYHGMCLDIAVTPLKRAGWQCPECKVCHNCKQSGEDSKMLVCDTCDKGYHTFCLQRIMKSVPTNGWKCKYHPNIQ; from the exons ATGTATCATTATCCTTGTGCTGCAGGAGCCGGCTCCTTTCAGGATTTCAGTCACATCTTCCTGCTTTGTCCAGAACACATTGACCAAGCTCCTGAAAGAT CGAAGGAAGATGCAAACTGTGCAGTGTGCGACAGCCCGGGAGACCTCTTAGATCAGTTCTTTTGTATTACTTGTGGTCAGCACTATCATGGAATGTGCCTGGATATAGCGGTTACTCCATTAAAACGTGCAGGTTGGCAATGTCCTGAGTGCAAAGTGTGCCATAACTGCAA ACAGTCGGGAGAAGATAGCAAGATGCTAGTGTGTGACACGTGTGACAAAGGGTATCATACTTTTTGTCTTCAACGAATTATGAAATCTGTACCAACCAATGGCTGGAAATGCAAA
- the LOC134757216 gene encoding histone-lysine N-methyltransferase 2C-like isoform X2 yields the protein MYREFFIPSQLIFEYSFSRFYKEISLLYPFQRCAFCKHFGATIKCCEEKRTQMYHYPCAAGAGSFQDFSHIFLLCPEHIDQAPERSKEDANCAVCDSPGDLLDQFFCITCGQHYHGMCLDIAVTPLKRAGWQCPECKVCHNCKQSGEDSKMLVCDTCDKGYHTFCLQRIMKSVPTNGWKCKYHPNIQ from the exons ATGTACAGAGAGTTTTTTATACCTTCCCAGCTTATATTTGAATATTCCTTTTCAAGGTTTTATAAAGAGATTTCTCTCCTTTACCCCTTTCAGCGATGTGCATTTtgtaagcactttggggccactaTCAAATGCTGTGAAGAGAAACGTACCCAGATGTATCATTATCCTTGTGCTGCAGGAGCCGGCTCCTTTCAGGATTTCAGTCACATCTTCCTGCTTTGTCCAGAACACATTGACCAAGCTCCTGAAAGAT CGAAGGAAGATGCAAACTGTGCAGTGTGCGACAGCCCGGGAGACCTCTTAGATCAGTTCTTTTGTATTACTTGTGGTCAGCACTATCATGGAATGTGCCTGGATATAGCGGTTACTCCATTAAAACGTGCAGGTTGGCAATGTCCTGAGTGCAAAGTGTGCCATAACTGCAA ACAGTCGGGAGAAGATAGCAAGATGCTAGTGTGTGACACGTGTGACAAAGGGTATCATACTTTTTGTCTTCAACGAATTATGAAATCTGTACCAACCAATGGCTGGAAATGCAAA